From the Temnothorax longispinosus isolate EJ_2023e chromosome 6, Tlon_JGU_v1, whole genome shotgun sequence genome, one window contains:
- the Ef-1a-f1 gene encoding elongation factor 1-alpha → MGKEKIHINIVVIGHVDSGKSTTTGHLIYKCGGIDKRTIEKFEKEAQEMGKGSFKYAWVLDKLKAERERGITIDIALWKFETAKYYVTIIDAPGHRDFIKNMITGTSQADCAVLIVAAGIGEFEAGISKNGQTREHALLAFTLGVKQLIVGVNKMDMTDPPYSETRFEEIKKEVSSYIKKIGYNTASVAFVPISGWHGDNMLEPSPKTPWYKGWKVERKDGNADGKTLIEALDAILPPSRPTDKALRLPLQDVYKIGGIGTVPVGRVETGILKPGMLVTFAPAALTTEVKSVEMHHEALTEALPGDNVGFNVKNISVKELRRGYVAGDSKNQPPRGAADFTAQVIVLNHPGQISNGYTPVLDCHTAHIACKFAEIKEKCDRRTGKTTEENPKSIKSGDAAIVMLQPTKPMCVEAFQEFPPLGRFAVRDMRQTVAVGVIKSVTFKDTQGKVTKAAEKAQKKK, encoded by the exons ATGGGTAAGGAGAAGATCCACATAAACATCGTCGTGATCGGCCACGTCGATTCGGGCAAGTCCACGACGACCGGCCACCTGATCTACAAATGCGGCGGTATCGACAAGCGGACGATCGAGAAGTTCGAGAAGGAGGCGCAGGAGATGGGCAAGGGCTCGTTCAAGTACGCCTGGGTGTTGGACAAGCTCAAGGCGGAGCGCGAGCGCGGCATCACCATCGACATCGCCCTGTGGAAATTCGAGACGGCCAAGTACTACGTCACCATCATCGACGCGCCCGGTCACCGTGACTTTATCAAGAACATGATCACCGGCACCAGCCAGGCCGACTGCGCGGTGCTGATCGTCGCGGCCGGTATCGGCGAGTTCGAGGCCGGTATCTCGAAAAACGGACAGACCCGCGAGCACGCCCTGCTCGCCTTCACCCTGGGCGTGAAGCAGCTGATAGTCGGCGTCAACAAGATGGACATGACCGATCCGCCGTACTCGGAAACGCGCTTCGAGGAGATTAAGAAGGAGGTGTCCTCTTATATCAAGAAGATCGGCTACAACACCGCCTCGGTCGCCTTCGTGCCGATCTCCGGCTGGCACGGCGACAACATGCTCGAGCCGTCCCCGAAGACACCCTGGTACAAGGGCTGGAAGGTGGAGCGCAAGGACGGCAATGCCGACGGCAAGACGCTCATCGAGGCGCTCGACGCCATCCTGCCGCCATCCAGGCCCACCGACAAGGCCCTGCGGCTGCCGCTTCAGGATGTCTACAAGATTGGCGGGATTGGAACGGTGCCTGTCGGCCGCGTGGAGACTGGTATCTTAAAGCCAG gtATGTTGGTGACTTTCGCGCCGGCGGCTCTCACCACCGAGGTGAAATCCGTCGAGATGCATCACGAGGCACTGACGGAAGCCCTGCCCGGCGACAACGTTGGCTTCAACGTGAAAAACATCTCGGTGAAGGAGCTGAGGCGCGGTTACGTCGCCGGCGACTCCAAGAATCAGCCGCCGCGCGGCGCCGCCGACTTCACCGCCCAGGTCATCGTTCTGAATCACCCGGGACAGATCAGCAACGGCTACACGCCGGTGCTCGACTGCCACACCGCTCACATCGCCTGCAAGTTCGCTGAGATCAAGGAGAAATGCGACCGCCGTACCGGCAAGACCACCGAGGAGAACCCGAAGAGCATAAAGAGCGGCGACGCCGCCATCGTGATGCTGCAGCCGACCAAGCCGATGTGCGTCGAGGCCTTCCAGGAGTTCCCGCCCCTGGGCCGCTTCGCCGTCCGCGACATGCGTCAAACCGTCGCCGTGGGTGTTATCAAG AGTGTCACCTTCAAAGACACCCAGGGCAAGGTAACAAAGGCCGCGGAGAAAGCCCAGAAGAAAAAGTAA
- the Cwo gene encoding uncharacterized protein Cwo isoform X2, whose product MVTHSMDNILNMQYYPTNSHVDASVHSPPPRKRRCLNKEQDPMSHRIIEKRRRDRMNNCLADLSRLIPAEYLKKGRGRVEKTEIIEMAIRHMKHLQGLRQDTKHSPVTPVHTHPEDSVDSVSHSTAASTAAEHYKLGFQECLSETIHFLIEVEGFFARDALCVQLINHLQQHCDKIVATSDRLGFPHTELPVMNGTMNGAGYSHTSIPTICQPNGGHSDHGSSSGVSSFGDPERPLLRPAIVPPPMIVSDDSNHSTHSHSTPPGTGTVSCRDRPTNYKFKSSIKQRFSAERVKSCSPPVSNGAGLDKPPSSSSHGVPIFALHDVGSFYVPLTVEASLIRPHLSFIPDTGPDTVLHPVTISVNFNHSSPPAWSQHHSPTHQH is encoded by the exons ATGGTCACGCATAGTATGGATAACATCCTGAACATGCAATACTACCCGACGAACAGCCACGTCGATGCGTCGGTGCATTCGCCGCCGCCGAGGAAGAGACGTTGCTTGAATAAAGAG CAAGATCCGATGTCACACAGGATCATCGAGAAGCGGAGAAGAGATCGTATGAACAATTGCCTGGCCGACCTCAGCAGGCTCATACCGGCGGAATACTTGAAGAAGGGTCGAGGCAGAGTCGAAAAGACGGAGATCATCGAGATGGCGATCCGCCACATGAAGCATCTTCAAGGCCTCCGGCAAG ATACCAAGCACTCGCCTGTGACGCCGGTGCACACGCATCCCGAGGACAGCGTGGACAGCGTGTCACATTCGACTGCGGCCTCCACCGCGGCGGAGCATTACAAGCTGGGATTTCAGGAGTGTCTGAGCGAGACCATACACTTCCTCATCGAGGTCGAGGGCTTTTTCGCGAGGGATGCCCTCTGCGTACAGCTCATCAATCATTTGCAGCAGCACTGCGACAAAATCGTAGCCACCA GTGACCGATTAGGCTTCCCGCACACCGAGCTGCCAGTGATGAACGGTACGATGAACGGCGCCGGCTACTCGCACACAAGTATTCCGACGATATGTCAGCCCAACGGCGGCCACTCGGACCACGGCTCGAGCTCGGGCGTGAGCTCGTTCGGCGACCCGGAACGTCCGCTGCTGCGACCGGCGATCGTGCCGCCGCCGATGATCGTGAGTGACGACAGCAATCACAGCACCCACTCGCACAGCACACCGCCCGGAACCGGGACCGTCTCCTGTCGGGACCGGCCGACCAACTACAAGTTCAAGAGCTCGATCAAGCAGAGGTTCTCGGCGGAGAGGGTGAAATCGTGTTCGCCGCCAGTGTCGAACGGCGCCGGGCTGGACAAGCCACCGTCCTCGTCGTCCCACGGGGTGCCAATCTTCGCCCTGCACGATGTCGGATCCTTCTACGTGCCGCTGACGGTCGAGGCGTCCCTGATCAGACCGCATCTGAGCTTCATTCCGGATACCGGACCCGACACCGTTTTACATCCGGTCACGATATCTGTTAACTTCAATCACTCGTCGCCGCCAGCGTGGTCGCAACACCATAGTCCCACGCACCAGCATTAG
- the Cwo gene encoding uncharacterized protein Cwo isoform X3: protein MGIGAGYCEGNLNFATASEDDEVYTKKKVSRQDPMSHRIIEKRRRDRMNNCLADLSRLIPAEYLKKGRGRVEKTEIIEMAIRHMKHLQGLRQDTKHSPVTPVHTHPEDSVDSVSHSTAASTAAEHYKLGFQECLSETIHFLIEVEGFFARDALCVQLINHLQQHCDKIVATSDRLGFPHTELPVMNGTMNGAGYSHTSIPTICQPNGGHSDHGSSSGVSSFGDPERPLLRPAIVPPPMIVSDDSNHSTHSHSTPPGTGTVSCRDRPTNYKFKSSIKQRFSAERVKSCSPPVSNGAGLDKPPSSSSHGVPIFALHDVGSFYVPLTVEASLIRPHLSFIPDTGPDTVLHPVTISVNFNHSSPPAWSQHHSPTHQH from the exons ATGGGTATCGGAGCTGGATATTGCGAGGGCAACCTGAACTTCGCGACGGCCTCGGAGGATGACGAGGTTTACACCAAGAAGAAGGTCTCCAGG CAAGATCCGATGTCACACAGGATCATCGAGAAGCGGAGAAGAGATCGTATGAACAATTGCCTGGCCGACCTCAGCAGGCTCATACCGGCGGAATACTTGAAGAAGGGTCGAGGCAGAGTCGAAAAGACGGAGATCATCGAGATGGCGATCCGCCACATGAAGCATCTTCAAGGCCTCCGGCAAG ATACCAAGCACTCGCCTGTGACGCCGGTGCACACGCATCCCGAGGACAGCGTGGACAGCGTGTCACATTCGACTGCGGCCTCCACCGCGGCGGAGCATTACAAGCTGGGATTTCAGGAGTGTCTGAGCGAGACCATACACTTCCTCATCGAGGTCGAGGGCTTTTTCGCGAGGGATGCCCTCTGCGTACAGCTCATCAATCATTTGCAGCAGCACTGCGACAAAATCGTAGCCACCA GTGACCGATTAGGCTTCCCGCACACCGAGCTGCCAGTGATGAACGGTACGATGAACGGCGCCGGCTACTCGCACACAAGTATTCCGACGATATGTCAGCCCAACGGCGGCCACTCGGACCACGGCTCGAGCTCGGGCGTGAGCTCGTTCGGCGACCCGGAACGTCCGCTGCTGCGACCGGCGATCGTGCCGCCGCCGATGATCGTGAGTGACGACAGCAATCACAGCACCCACTCGCACAGCACACCGCCCGGAACCGGGACCGTCTCCTGTCGGGACCGGCCGACCAACTACAAGTTCAAGAGCTCGATCAAGCAGAGGTTCTCGGCGGAGAGGGTGAAATCGTGTTCGCCGCCAGTGTCGAACGGCGCCGGGCTGGACAAGCCACCGTCCTCGTCGTCCCACGGGGTGCCAATCTTCGCCCTGCACGATGTCGGATCCTTCTACGTGCCGCTGACGGTCGAGGCGTCCCTGATCAGACCGCATCTGAGCTTCATTCCGGATACCGGACCCGACACCGTTTTACATCCGGTCACGATATCTGTTAACTTCAATCACTCGTCGCCGCCAGCGTGGTCGCAACACCATAGTCCCACGCACCAGCATTAG
- the Cwo gene encoding hairy/enhancer-of-split related with YRPW motif protein 2 isoform X1, whose protein sequence is MMETQNYWEDTSAHSMQVKYESLDGRSCKDEIYRMGIGAGYCEGNLNFATASEDDEVYTKKKVSRQDPMSHRIIEKRRRDRMNNCLADLSRLIPAEYLKKGRGRVEKTEIIEMAIRHMKHLQGLRQDTKHSPVTPVHTHPEDSVDSVSHSTAASTAAEHYKLGFQECLSETIHFLIEVEGFFARDALCVQLINHLQQHCDKIVATSDRLGFPHTELPVMNGTMNGAGYSHTSIPTICQPNGGHSDHGSSSGVSSFGDPERPLLRPAIVPPPMIVSDDSNHSTHSHSTPPGTGTVSCRDRPTNYKFKSSIKQRFSAERVKSCSPPVSNGAGLDKPPSSSSHGVPIFALHDVGSFYVPLTVEASLIRPHLSFIPDTGPDTVLHPVTISVNFNHSSPPAWSQHHSPTHQH, encoded by the exons TCTGGATGGTAGATCCTGCAAGGACGAGATATACAGAATGGGTATCGGAGCTGGATATTGCGAGGGCAACCTGAACTTCGCGACGGCCTCGGAGGATGACGAGGTTTACACCAAGAAGAAGGTCTCCAGG CAAGATCCGATGTCACACAGGATCATCGAGAAGCGGAGAAGAGATCGTATGAACAATTGCCTGGCCGACCTCAGCAGGCTCATACCGGCGGAATACTTGAAGAAGGGTCGAGGCAGAGTCGAAAAGACGGAGATCATCGAGATGGCGATCCGCCACATGAAGCATCTTCAAGGCCTCCGGCAAG ATACCAAGCACTCGCCTGTGACGCCGGTGCACACGCATCCCGAGGACAGCGTGGACAGCGTGTCACATTCGACTGCGGCCTCCACCGCGGCGGAGCATTACAAGCTGGGATTTCAGGAGTGTCTGAGCGAGACCATACACTTCCTCATCGAGGTCGAGGGCTTTTTCGCGAGGGATGCCCTCTGCGTACAGCTCATCAATCATTTGCAGCAGCACTGCGACAAAATCGTAGCCACCA GTGACCGATTAGGCTTCCCGCACACCGAGCTGCCAGTGATGAACGGTACGATGAACGGCGCCGGCTACTCGCACACAAGTATTCCGACGATATGTCAGCCCAACGGCGGCCACTCGGACCACGGCTCGAGCTCGGGCGTGAGCTCGTTCGGCGACCCGGAACGTCCGCTGCTGCGACCGGCGATCGTGCCGCCGCCGATGATCGTGAGTGACGACAGCAATCACAGCACCCACTCGCACAGCACACCGCCCGGAACCGGGACCGTCTCCTGTCGGGACCGGCCGACCAACTACAAGTTCAAGAGCTCGATCAAGCAGAGGTTCTCGGCGGAGAGGGTGAAATCGTGTTCGCCGCCAGTGTCGAACGGCGCCGGGCTGGACAAGCCACCGTCCTCGTCGTCCCACGGGGTGCCAATCTTCGCCCTGCACGATGTCGGATCCTTCTACGTGCCGCTGACGGTCGAGGCGTCCCTGATCAGACCGCATCTGAGCTTCATTCCGGATACCGGACCCGACACCGTTTTACATCCGGTCACGATATCTGTTAACTTCAATCACTCGTCGCCGCCAGCGTGGTCGCAACACCATAGTCCCACGCACCAGCATTAG